A window of Clostridia bacterium contains these coding sequences:
- a CDS encoding AbrB/MazE/SpoVT family DNA-binding domain-containing protein — MKSTGIVRKVDELGRVVIPIELRRTLNIAEKDALEIYVDNEHIILKKYEPACIFCGNARDIETYKGKNICKNCLQNISETK, encoded by the coding sequence ATGAAGTCAACTGGTATAGTTAGAAAGGTAGATGAGCTAGGAAGAGTTGTCATCCCTATAGAGCTGAGACGTACGTTAAACATAGCAGAAAAAGATGCTCTAGAAATATATGTAGATAATGAACACATTATACTAAAAAAGTATGAACCAGCCTGCATATTCTGCGGAAATGCCAGGGATATTGAAACTTATAAAGGAAAGAATATCTGCAAAAATTGTCTGCAAAATATTAGCGAAACAAAGTAA
- the rsmI gene encoding 16S rRNA (cytidine(1402)-2'-O)-methyltransferase: protein MTQNVGELFICGTPIGNLDDITFNLIKVLKKVDIVAAEDTRRTIKLLNHLDIKKKLVSYHQHNETESGRNLIEQMKSGKNVALVSDAGMPGISDPGQQLIRLAVENSIKVSVISGPTALINALLLSGLPADKFVFEGFLPSAKNDRRKRLEEIGQEQRTIIFYEAPHRLCAMLEDVWEVLGDRKVAVAKELTKLHEQVYRGSISDAVKHFSQDGIRGEFVIVVEGAPQEMQQQQFDVDISIKEHITLYLNRGLTKKDAIKAVAKDRDIPKREVYKHSIDMN from the coding sequence ATGACGCAAAATGTGGGTGAATTATTTATATGCGGTACACCTATAGGCAACTTAGACGATATTACCTTTAATCTTATAAAGGTATTGAAAAAGGTGGATATAGTGGCCGCGGAAGATACCAGAAGGACGATAAAATTATTGAACCATCTGGATATAAAAAAGAAGTTGGTCAGCTATCACCAACACAATGAAACAGAAAGTGGAAGAAATCTTATAGAACAGATGAAATCAGGGAAAAACGTAGCCCTAGTATCTGATGCAGGTATGCCGGGTATTTCTGATCCTGGACAACAGCTTATAAGGCTGGCTGTAGAAAATTCCATCAAAGTGTCGGTGATATCAGGGCCTACAGCTTTGATAAATGCACTATTATTATCAGGATTGCCTGCCGACAAGTTTGTGTTCGAAGGATTTTTGCCTTCTGCTAAAAATGATAGGCGAAAGAGGCTAGAAGAGATAGGTCAAGAGCAACGCACCATTATATTTTACGAGGCTCCCCACAGGTTGTGCGCAATGCTGGAAGATGTTTGGGAGGTATTGGGAGATAGGAAGGTTGCAGTTGCAAAGGAACTTACCAAATTACATGAGCAGGTATACAGGGGCAGCATATCGGATGCCGTTAAACATTTCAGCCAAGACGGGATAAGAGGCGAATTTGTAATAGTTGTGGAGGGTGCTCCACAAGAAATGCAGCAGCAACAATTTGATGTGGATATCAGTATAAAAGAGCATATCACCCTGTATTTGAATAGAGGCCTGACAAAAAAGGATGCCATAAAGGCGGTGGCAAAGGATAGGGATATACCAAAAAGGGAAGTTTATAAGCATAGTATAGATATGAACTAG
- a CDS encoding tRNA1(Val) (adenine(37)-N6)-methyltransferase gives MDIELERNERIDDLQLKGLKIIQNKDFFCFGMDAVLLSAYAYVRRDDLVADLGTGTGIIPLLLSGRTQAARIVGVEIQQQVAQMAKRSVKLNDIDDRIEIINYDIKKIQDVLEKASFDAVVSNPPYKPVGRGKINPNKAKAISKHEIECTIQDTIKAADYLLKPGGRFYIVYRPDRMVDALYCMRNMRIEPKRMKMVHSFVSKPPKLVLIEGVKHSKPDFKLECPLYIYKDDGEYTEDIINIYQKGEQL, from the coding sequence ATGGATATAGAGCTTGAACGTAATGAAAGAATAGATGATCTACAGTTAAAAGGTCTGAAGATAATCCAAAACAAAGATTTTTTTTGTTTTGGGATGGATGCTGTGCTTTTGTCAGCCTATGCGTATGTGAGACGGGACGATTTGGTAGCTGATCTAGGTACAGGAACAGGCATAATTCCTTTACTGCTGTCCGGCAGAACCCAGGCAGCTCGGATAGTAGGGGTGGAGATTCAACAACAGGTAGCACAGATGGCCAAGCGGAGTGTAAAGTTAAACGATATAGATGACAGGATAGAGATTATAAATTATGATATAAAAAAGATACAAGATGTGCTGGAGAAGGCATCTTTTGATGCGGTGGTATCAAATCCTCCTTACAAGCCTGTTGGAAGGGGTAAGATAAACCCTAATAAAGCAAAGGCAATATCAAAACACGAGATAGAATGTACAATACAGGATACAATAAAGGCAGCAGATTATCTGTTGAAACCGGGAGGCAGATTTTATATTGTATACAGGCCGGACAGGATGGTAGATGCACTTTACTGCATGAGAAACATGCGTATAGAGCCAAAGAGGATGAAGATGGTACATTCTTTTGTTTCCAAGCCTCCAAAGCTGGTTTTGATAGAAGGGGTAAAACATTCAAAGCCTGACTTTAAACTGGAATGTCCTCTATATATCTATAAGGATGATGGAGAATATACTGAGGATATAATAAATATCTATCAAAAAGGTGAACAGCTATGA